The genome window ACCACCGATCGGGTCCATGAATGGTGCAATCTCGCCTGTTCGCCCGATCGCGGTAGGACCATATACAATCACCTGCGTCGCTTCTCCACTTTTCTGCAAGCGGAGGACTCCCGGCACGCTGCGCTACCTAAGGGCGCGTTCGGATCGCGGAGGAACCCGAGACCGGCGCCACATCTGCTCCAGCCTGACCAGATCGAGGCGATTTTGTCGGCTGCTCTGACCTTATCGAACCGGACGATCGCTCCCTACACGTATCACTTCCTGCTCGGCCTGCTGGCCGTCACCGGCATGCGTGTATCGGAGGCGCTCGCTCTACAACGGTCAGACCTCACCTGCGACGGACTGCTGATTCGCCGAAGCAAGGGTGGCGGAAGCCGACTATTGCCGATCCATTCAACGACGCGCGAGGCGATTACCACCTATCTCGTCACGCGCAACCGGGCCTTTTCCATAAGCGACGATCTGTTCATCTGTTGCACAGGACGGGCGCCGACCAAGCAATCCGTCGGCAGGACGTTCAACAGCTTAACCCGTCAGCTTGGCATTCGTGGCCCGGTTGGCACTCCAGGGCCGCGATTGCATGATCTTCGGCACAGCTTTGCTGTCCGTTCGCTCGAGGCGTGCGCACACGATATCAACGCAGTCCGCCGCCACATGGTCGCGCTTCGCGATTATCTTGGGCACAGCAGCATTCTTTGCACCTATTGGTATCTCGAAGCCACGCCGGTTTTAATGCGCGCCATTGCTGCGGTAAATGAGGATCGCTTCCAGGGAGGTGTCCGGTGACCCCGCTCGCTTCTCATCTTACCGTATTTCTCGTCGATCATTTGCCGCGGCATCGCAATGCCAGCCCCCACACGGTCGCGACCTACGCCCACAGCTTCACATTGCTGGCCCGGTTCGCTGCGGCGCGGCGGCGATGCCGGCCAATCGATCTCCAGATCGAAGATCTCGATCCGGATCTGATACTGGCTTTTCTGGATCATGTGGAGACCGGTCGTCAGAACAGCGCCTCTACCCGCAATGTCCGTCTTGCCGCGATAAGATCCTTCTTTCGCTATATCGAGTACAAGATTCCTTCTTGCCTTGATCAGGTGCTGCGCATTCACGCACTGCCCCAAAAGCGGACCGACATGCGGCTGGTCGATACCCTGACCATCGATGAGGTGAAGGCGCTGCTCGCCGCTCCCGACAGCCGTAGCTTTGGTGGGCTTCGCGATCGAGCGATGCTTCACATGGCCTATGCATGCGGACTGCGAGCATCGGAGCTTCTTTCCATACCAGGCCAACCTTCGCGCTCAGCTCGCCCGGTCAAGGCAGATCGGACTCAGCGTGCTTTCAGGCCTTTCCCATGTTCCCGTACCGAATGCACAGGGCGGCTTCTACTTCTATCTTGATCTGTCGGAGCTGCTGAAAGCGAAGGCGGGCAGCGTTGCCGTCACCGCAGACGACGTTGTGAATTCGCTTCTGCGTGAAGTCGGCGTCGCCGCAGTTTCAGGCACGGCTTTCGGCGATCCATCGGGCATTCGTCTCTCATACGGGATCCCAACGGAAATGCTCGAAACCGGGCTTTCCCGTCTCGTTGAGATGCTCAACGCCTGGAAATGATCCGATCCTCCTCCTCAACTTCATAAAGGGATGCAAATGACAAACTATCATCCGAAGAGAGCCGTCATCCTCGCAGCAGGCTTCGGCTCCCGGCTGCGCCCTCTGACCGATCTCCGGCCCAAGCCGCTGGTCGAGGTCAATGGAGTTCCTATCCTTCACAATGCCTTGCGGAACCTCGAAGCGGTCGGTGTCGAAGACGTCACCATCGTTGTTGGCTATCGCAAGGACGCGATTCAGTATGCCTGCGGCTCGCGGTTCGGGAGACTCGAGGTCAGCTATGTCGAGTCTGCCGTATTCGACAAGACGGGCAGTGCGTATTCGCTCTGGCTGGCACGCGAGGCACTTCTTCAAGGCGATTGCTATCTTCTGGAAGGCGATGTCTTTTTCGAGGTGAATGCTCTCCATTATCTGACGATCAACGACGTCCCAAACACGTCCGCCGTCGCACCTTTCGACGCTTCGATGGAGGGATCTGCGGTCATTCTCGGGGAAAACGACTATATAGCCGAAGTCCGCATGAAGCAGACGGCAGCAAATCTCGCCGACGGGTCTCCGCAGCTCTTCAAGACAATGAACCTGATGCGCCTGAGCTCCACAGATCTCAGAGGCAAGATCGTTCCGTTCCTCGACGATCTGATCGGTACAGGTGCCGTCAAGGCTTACACGGAGGAGCTTTTCGCAAACCTGATTGAACGGCGTGGACTGCGGATGGCCGCAGCTCGCTGCGATGACCTTCGATGGTACGAGATCGACAGCGCTGAGGATCTGCGGATCGCGGAAAGGATATTCGCCGCACCCATGCGCATGAGCACAACGGTCGAGGCTCGCAGCGCCTGACCGAGGCATTACTCTCACTGGCGGATGTGTATGATGAAAATCTTACTCCTTGGTCACTATCATCAATCCATGATTGACGAGCTTGCTGCCCGCCATGCGGTGGAACAGGTCAAAGACGGCGACTTTACAAAACATCTTCATGATATCGACATCCTCGTTTTGCGCAGTCACGTCGGGGTCACCACCGCTGACATCAACCGAGCCGGGCGGTTGAGCCTCATTATTAAAG of Agrobacterium vitis contains these proteins:
- a CDS encoding tyrosine-type recombinase/integrase; its protein translation is MLIEHLERYVDYRRKLGAKFETGEHALTRFARYADNFGDTHVTTDRVHEWCNLACSPDRGRTIYNHLRRFSTFLQAEDSRHAALPKGAFGSRRNPRPAPHLLQPDQIEAILSAALTLSNRTIAPYTYHFLLGLLAVTGMRVSEALALQRSDLTCDGLLIRRSKGGGSRLLPIHSTTREAITTYLVTRNRAFSISDDLFICCTGRAPTKQSVGRTFNSLTRQLGIRGPVGTPGPRLHDLRHSFAVRSLEACAHDINAVRRHMVALRDYLGHSSILCTYWYLEATPVLMRAIAAVNEDRFQGGVR
- a CDS encoding site-specific integrase, with the translated sequence MTPLASHLTVFLVDHLPRHRNASPHTVATYAHSFTLLARFAAARRRCRPIDLQIEDLDPDLILAFLDHVETGRQNSASTRNVRLAAIRSFFRYIEYKIPSCLDQVLRIHALPQKRTDMRLVDTLTIDEVKALLAAPDSRSFGGLRDRAMLHMAYACGLRASELLSIPGQPSRSARPVKADRTQRAFRPFPCSRTECTGRLLLLS
- a CDS encoding aminotransferase class I/II-fold pyridoxal phosphate-dependent enzyme; amino-acid sequence: MLSGLSHVPVPNAQGGFYFYLDLSELLKAKAGSVAVTADDVVNSLLREVGVAAVSGTAFGDPSGIRLSYGIPTEMLETGLSRLVEMLNAWK
- a CDS encoding phosphocholine cytidylyltransferase family protein; its protein translation is MTNYHPKRAVILAAGFGSRLRPLTDLRPKPLVEVNGVPILHNALRNLEAVGVEDVTIVVGYRKDAIQYACGSRFGRLEVSYVESAVFDKTGSAYSLWLAREALLQGDCYLLEGDVFFEVNALHYLTINDVPNTSAVAPFDASMEGSAVILGENDYIAEVRMKQTAANLADGSPQLFKTMNLMRLSSTDLRGKIVPFLDDLIGTGAVKAYTEELFANLIERRGLRMAAARCDDLRWYEIDSAEDLRIAERIFAAPMRMSTTVEARSA